From Scleropages formosus chromosome 25, fSclFor1.1, whole genome shotgun sequence, a single genomic window includes:
- the lrwd1 gene encoding leucine-rich repeat and WD repeat-containing protein 1 produces the protein MVKVTEKLLLEKGTPKTNKLDEIRTLNLSGLGLNCKDLPVPLLSRLRNLEQLNLSGNRLQELPRGLSLPSLRMLDCSNNNMEDVTSLESLHALEELRLQDNVYLTASDNCKVMFFLPKLSMLNGKDIRSSANHLRHVNHENLKKRVVQLWETKFSLPNPPTENKLKALESDFVNAVCTQIKFGPSTHNDYTKWRVEILAKEHLCSLMVNRKGREEEDVNTKHINGIPSTPKRKIPDTDACKDEGSAMKRGRTTVAPPPESRSRTFSHLRSSPPSSDESLCSHRRSGRIVASSNGEESRMETPKKCMKATPKKRANEDGMSVQVTIPESEGLVGLKPLHVLQCHSKQDSPEDFGTQLWACAFEPSRGDSGQTSEFVATCGGESICLIHCESGLVQKKYKVPGEEFFSLSWSRVMMSRGNRTARPCSILAAGGKRGVVKLIHPRVSIAYGEFRASRRSISTLRFSARQQSILFTGAYDNKIVMWDIGDVDSDYNFKVQQLLVLQTSSTPLHLCLPPNNPDTHLLAACDKGMLCFNIQLNKNKAQRSADMEVTFPAYKKEDKHTDYHTIDGLAFLTDDVVVSKCFTLGSIYLWSWSRTRASRPNNNSEVSAVILAVLQWSSTDLPYLSLSTCPSKGYVMCGDEKGAVWMYHVTEILKNKGKNFDAAPPTKVLQWPSPFREGVGTVEGASINSVAADPQLNYLVALTDKNMVVVWKRITEF, from the exons ATGGTGAAGGTTACAGAAAAGCTCCTGCTGGAGAAAGGCACTCCGAAGACTAACAAGTTGGACGAGATCAGGACTTTGAA TCTCTCTGGCCTGGGCTTAAATTGCAAAGACCTACCTGTCCCTTTGCTGTCCCGGCTGCGCAACCTGGAGCAGCTGAACCTGTCTGGGAACCGTCTGCAGGAGCTGCCCCGGGGTCTGTCCCTTCCTTCCCTGCGTATGCTTGACTGCTCCAACAATAACATGGAGGATGTCACCTCCCTGGAGTCCCTGCATGCCCTGGAGGAGCTGCGGCTCCAGGACAATGTGTACCTCACA GCCAGTGATAACTGCAAGGTCATGTTCTTCCTGCCCAAGCTGAGCATGCTCAATGGCAAAGACATTAGATCATCTGCCAACCACCTGCGTCATGTAAATCACGAAAATCTTAAAAAGCGG GTGGTACAGCTGTGGGAAACAAAATTTTCCTTACCTAACCCaccaacagaaaacaaactgaaggcACTGGAGAGTGACTTTGTAAATGCAGTATGCACACAGATTAAATTTGGTCCCAGCACACACAATGACTACACAAAGTGGAGG GTGGAAATACTTGCTAAAGAACACCTTTGTTCACTAATGGTGAacagaaaagggagggaagAGGAAGATGTCAACACCAAACACATCAAT GGAATCCCTTCCACCCCTAAGAGGAAGATTCCAGACACAGATGCTTGTAAAGACGAAGGCAGTGCAATGAAGAGGGGGAGAACAACTGTAGCACCTCCACCCGAGAGCAGATCCCGGACATTTTCTCATCTGCGAAGTTCCCCTCCATCTTCAGATGAATCCCTCTGCAGCCATAGGAGGAGTGGGCGCATTGTGGCCTCCAGTAATGGAGAGGAGTCCAGAATGGAGACACCAAAGAAATGCATGAAAGCCACGCCAAAAAAGAGGGCAAATGAGGACGGCATGTCTGTGCAAGTAACTATCCCTGAGTCAGAG GGGCTGGTGGGTCTGAAACCTCTTCATGTGCTGCAGTGTCACAGCAAACAGGACAGCCCTGAGGATTTTGGCACGCAGCTGTGGGCCTGCGCCTTCGAGCCTTCACGGGGCG ACTCTGGGCAGACATCCGAGTTTGTGgctacttgtgggggagagtCAATCTGTCTAATACACTGTGAGTCAGGGCTTGTACAGAAGAAATACAAAGTTCCTGGAGAG gagttcttcTCTTTGTCTTGGTCACGTGTGATGATGTCTCGGGGCAATAGGACGGCACGGCCCTGCAGCATCCTGGCAGCAGGGGGGAAGAGGGGAGTAGTGAAGCTCATCCACCCCAGGGTCAGCATCGCTTATGGGGAGTTCCGCGCTAGCCGCCGCTCAATCTCCACCCTGCGCTTCAGTGCCCGTCAGCAAAGCATCCTTTTCA CTGGGGCCTATGACAACAAGATTGTAATGTGGGACATTGGTGACGTGGACAGCGACTATAACTTCAAAGTCCA ACAGCTTCTGGTACTGCAGACCAGCTCCACGCCTCTGCATCTTTGTCTTCCTCCCAACAACCCAGACACACACCTCCTGGCTGCCTGTGATAAGGGGATGCTTTGTTTCAACATCCAGCTCAATAAAAACAAGGCTCAGAG ATCTGCAGATATGGAAGTTACATTTCCTGCATACAAGAAGGAGGACAAACATACGGATTACCACACTATTGACGGTCTGGCTTTCCTCACAGATGACGTTGTAG TGTCCAAGTGTTTCACACTGGGGTCTATATACCTTTGGAGCTGGAGTCGTACCCGAGCCTCCCGTCCCAACAATAACAGTGAGGTGTCTGCTGTGATCTTGGCAGTCTTGCAGTGGTCCAGCACTGACCTGCCCTATCTGTCACTTAGCACCTGTCCCA GTAAAGGCTATGTGATGTGCGGTGATGAGAAAGGGGCAGTATGGATGTACCATGTCACTGAAATCCTCAAGAATAAAGGGAAAAATTTTGATGCTGCCCCTCCTACTAag GTGCTGCAGTGGCCTTCTCCCTTTAGGGAGGGAGTTGGCACTGTAGAGGGGGCCTCTATTAACAGTGTGGCAGCAGACCCTCAGCTGAACTACCTAGTGGCACTGACTGACAAGAATATGGTTGTGGTGTGGAAGAGAATAACTGAGTTCTGA